From a single Deltaproteobacteria bacterium genomic region:
- a CDS encoding DUF1638 domain-containing protein — translation MEHPAKASIISCGILKREIQTLVERGELDADVTFLSERLHSSYERLDLALNAAIRKLRDAGIHEIVLVYGDLCLGFHGEMESLLKKHDVVKVEALNCIDCLLGGRGKLLEIDPDHEYFFLNPAFIAFSEGIQCASKEQTRDMFAKLKGMILLDALGDLDEYKTEIEAMIDRTGLQVLERRNVGLEGLKRVLCEALQRR, via the coding sequence AAAAGGGAAATTCAAACTCTCGTTGAACGAGGCGAGCTCGATGCGGACGTAACTTTCCTGAGCGAACGCCTGCACAGCAGCTATGAACGGCTGGATCTTGCTTTGAATGCGGCGATTCGGAAACTTCGAGACGCGGGTATCCACGAAATTGTCCTCGTTTACGGGGATCTGTGCTTGGGTTTTCATGGTGAAATGGAAAGCCTGCTAAAGAAGCATGACGTCGTCAAGGTCGAAGCGCTCAACTGCATCGATTGTCTGCTGGGCGGTAGGGGCAAGCTGCTCGAGATCGACCCCGATCATGAATATTTCTTTTTGAACCCCGCCTTCATTGCTTTCTCCGAGGGGATACAGTGCGCATCCAAAGAACAGACCCGTGACATGTTCGCTAAGCTCAAGGGTATGATCCTTCTGGACGCATTGGGTGATTTGGACGAGTACAAGACAGAAATCGAAGCAATGATCGATCGCACGGGCCTGCAGGTTCTCGAGAGAAGAAACGTCGGCCTTGAAGGTCTCAAACGCGTTCTATGCGAGGCGCTCCAACGGAGATGA